One Desulforhopalus sp. DNA segment encodes these proteins:
- the radA gene encoding DNA repair protein RadA, protein MSKKPPRPVYLCQQCGYQSGKWLGRCPGCGEWESLVEEIIDTRQPVASGYIPPVPLALAPDGDEERIGTGIEELDRVLGGGIVPGSVVLIGGEPGIGKSTLLLHLLAAIAGQNKKVLYVSGEESARQIKMRARRLDAIRPDEFLATENEVAQIIAMTCAMRPSLLAVDSIQTLVCGELASSPGSVSQVRESAYRLLGMAKKENIPVILVGHVTKDGAIAGPKVLEHMVDTVLYFEGDRSHAFRILRTVKNRFGSTNEIGVFEMKEEGLVQVSNPSEIFLAERPLNEPGSVVLPSVEGTRPILVEVQALVSPTNLGTARRTAIGADQQRLSLLCAVLEKKGGLDLYGHDIFLNIAGGMRIDEPALDLGVISALASSLLEKPISSSTVVCGEVGLAGEVRAIGHVDVRIREAQRLGFTRFVLPAGNKERLTWKPEIELIGVANLHEVLQGIFSK, encoded by the coding sequence ATGAGCAAAAAACCTCCCCGGCCGGTGTACCTCTGCCAGCAGTGCGGCTACCAAAGCGGCAAGTGGCTGGGGCGCTGTCCGGGGTGTGGCGAATGGGAAAGCCTGGTTGAGGAGATTATCGATACCCGGCAACCGGTCGCGTCCGGCTATATTCCGCCCGTGCCCCTTGCCCTGGCGCCGGATGGCGATGAAGAACGGATCGGCACCGGCATCGAGGAGCTGGACCGGGTCCTCGGTGGCGGGATCGTTCCCGGTTCAGTGGTGCTCATCGGCGGCGAGCCGGGGATCGGTAAATCCACCCTGCTCCTCCATCTCCTTGCCGCCATTGCCGGGCAAAATAAGAAAGTCCTCTACGTTTCCGGCGAGGAGTCGGCACGGCAAATCAAGATGCGCGCCAGGCGCCTCGATGCCATTCGCCCTGACGAGTTTCTCGCCACCGAAAATGAGGTGGCCCAGATCATCGCCATGACCTGTGCGATGCGGCCAAGCCTCCTGGCGGTTGACTCGATTCAGACCTTGGTGTGCGGGGAACTCGCCTCCTCCCCTGGCTCGGTCAGCCAGGTCCGGGAATCGGCCTACCGCTTGCTCGGCATGGCCAAGAAAGAGAACATCCCGGTTATTCTGGTCGGCCATGTCACCAAGGACGGAGCCATTGCCGGGCCGAAGGTGCTGGAGCATATGGTTGATACCGTATTGTACTTCGAGGGCGATCGCAGCCATGCCTTTCGCATCCTGCGCACGGTGAAAAACCGTTTTGGTTCGACCAACGAGATCGGTGTCTTTGAGATGAAGGAAGAGGGCCTGGTGCAGGTCAGCAATCCGTCGGAGATCTTTCTCGCCGAGCGGCCCCTCAATGAGCCCGGATCGGTGGTACTGCCAAGCGTTGAGGGTACCCGGCCGATCCTCGTCGAGGTACAGGCCCTGGTCAGTCCGACCAACCTCGGGACGGCCCGGCGGACGGCGATCGGCGCTGACCAGCAGCGGCTTTCCCTGCTCTGCGCGGTGCTTGAGAAAAAGGGTGGCCTGGATCTCTATGGCCATGATATCTTCTTAAACATCGCCGGGGGGATGCGAATCGACGAACCGGCCCTTGACCTCGGGGTAATAAGTGCCCTCGCCTCAAGTCTTTTGGAAAAACCGATATCTTCAAGCACTGTGGTCTGTGGCGAGGTCGGCCTTGCCGGCGAGGTCCGGGCCATAGGCCACGTCGATGTGCGGATTCGCGAGGCCCAGCGCCTCGGATTTACCCGTTTCGTTCTGCCGGCCGGCAACAAGGAGCGTTTGACCTGGAAGCCGGAGATCGAGCTTATCGGGGTTGCCAATCTTCACGAGGTCTTGCAGGGTATATTTTCGAAATAG
- a CDS encoding cyclic nucleotide-binding domain-containing protein: MAQERVENRLHLGHGTVETGLEREVVILMTDMVQYSRKSLGMVPEEIRDFLITYHGEIYDLLHQEENYPIEIEPSAGDGCLVIFEKRPGEDRSGICTRALQAVLRMAEAVAQGSLAPTRMGVLLGRIIEARLGSRMAKFGASFAVANRLEELCGYFGTHFLVDREVARYQRGFDQSLVNIAKVSLASVEHPMNVFTLYKPGIHNCPPDIDAARLQEFIRLKNQAMDYFTGNQLLDIVPDFPRVREELLKAQKLFRSLTTKEDPGINRILEYIRETPLPAADFPVTGIKLMEKKRDSLGERLFHFSKQLLQAMNPDFYHALVVNTEWEKYFKLEWRKKGETIILINSVPDGIYYLDSGTAETINEQGELLSTIEAGTIFGEMAYFGGELKRTATVVAKTDVVLRKISTEDFHKLPVIIQIVERIAMARREKFGGRKGVPEKKTAFPPLAGD, from the coding sequence ATGGCGCAAGAACGGGTTGAAAACAGGCTGCATTTGGGACATGGCACGGTAGAAACCGGACTGGAAAGGGAGGTCGTCATCCTGATGACCGACATGGTCCAGTATTCCCGGAAATCTCTCGGGATGGTTCCCGAGGAGATCCGGGATTTCCTTATCACCTACCACGGCGAAATTTATGATCTTCTCCACCAAGAAGAGAATTATCCCATAGAGATCGAACCCTCTGCCGGGGATGGTTGCCTGGTGATTTTTGAAAAACGGCCGGGCGAGGACCGCTCCGGGATATGCACCAGGGCCTTGCAGGCGGTATTGCGGATGGCCGAGGCGGTGGCCCAGGGCAGCCTGGCCCCCACCCGCATGGGGGTACTGCTCGGCCGGATCATCGAGGCCCGGCTTGGGTCACGAATGGCCAAATTCGGGGCAAGTTTTGCCGTGGCCAACCGGCTTGAGGAGCTGTGCGGCTATTTCGGCACCCATTTTCTGGTGGACCGGGAGGTTGCCCGGTATCAAAGAGGCTTTGATCAGTCACTGGTGAATATTGCCAAGGTGAGCCTTGCCAGCGTCGAACACCCCATGAACGTATTCACCCTGTACAAACCGGGCATCCACAATTGCCCTCCGGATATCGATGCGGCACGGCTGCAGGAGTTCATCCGCTTAAAAAACCAGGCGATGGATTATTTTACCGGCAACCAGCTGCTGGATATCGTCCCGGATTTTCCGCGGGTGCGGGAAGAGCTCCTCAAGGCCCAGAAACTTTTCCGGTCGCTTACCACCAAAGAAGACCCTGGAATTAACCGAATTCTTGAGTATATTCGCGAGACGCCGTTGCCTGCAGCTGATTTTCCGGTAACCGGCATAAAGCTCATGGAGAAAAAACGGGATTCCCTGGGGGAGAGGCTCTTCCACTTTTCAAAACAGCTGCTGCAGGCAATGAATCCGGACTTTTACCACGCCCTGGTGGTCAACACCGAGTGGGAGAAATACTTCAAGCTCGAATGGCGGAAAAAGGGTGAAACCATAATCCTTATCAACAGTGTGCCGGACGGTATTTACTATTTAGACAGCGGTACCGCAGAGACCATCAATGAGCAGGGTGAGTTGCTGTCGACTATCGAGGCGGGCACCATATTCGGTGAGATGGCCTATTTCGGCGGGGAGCTGAAGCGTACGGCGACGGTTGTCGCCAAGACCGATGTCGTGCTGCGGAAGATTTCCACCGAAGACTTTCACAAACTGCCGGTGATTATCCAAATTGTCGAGCGTATCGCCATGGCGCGTCGCGAGAAGTTTGGTGGCAGAAAGGGAGTCCCGGAGAAAAAGACCGCATTTCCTCCACTCGCTGGAGATTGA
- a CDS encoding DegQ family serine endoprotease, translated as MTINKAQLSVRGLLTLLLLCLTFAAGESLARTDDNGDTAILDKSSKAFVNVVKKAKPAVVHIKVEKTSKGNYFRDQDQEEIFNHPFFEQFFGPQFRQQQRQPQQEFKQRGQGSGFIISEKGHILTNNHVVEGADVIKVILSDNREFVAKIVGTDPQTDVALLKIDDPANLPVLPLGDSSTLETGEWVIAIGNPFGLSQTVTVGVVSATGRSSVGINEYENFIQTDAAINPGNSGGPLINAHGEAVGINTALFSRTGGYMGIGFAIPINMAKSIEDQLQKKGKVTRGWLGVVIQNVDKNLAESFGLKQAGGILVSEVQKDSPASAAGLQRDDIIMKLNDTTLTDVSDLRNRVALIEPGNKATLEIIRDGREKKIQVTIGEQPTSFSTTGKTAKTQETLDKYGLTLQELTPELAEKFDYKTASGLIVSNVQPGSAADVAGLKPGYLVEEVDKVKVKNLEDLKKATAGAGKSGKILLRVRFGDFSTYVVLVTK; from the coding sequence ATGACCATCAACAAAGCCCAACTTTCAGTTCGCGGCTTGCTCACCCTCCTGCTTCTCTGCCTGACCTTTGCAGCCGGAGAGAGCCTGGCCAGGACCGATGACAATGGCGACACCGCCATCCTTGATAAATCGTCCAAGGCCTTTGTCAATGTGGTGAAGAAGGCCAAGCCGGCGGTAGTGCACATCAAGGTGGAAAAGACCTCGAAAGGCAATTATTTCCGCGATCAGGACCAAGAGGAGATCTTCAACCATCCGTTTTTCGAACAATTTTTCGGCCCGCAATTCCGCCAACAACAACGACAGCCCCAGCAGGAATTCAAACAGCGCGGCCAGGGCTCGGGCTTTATAATCAGCGAGAAGGGACATATCCTCACTAACAACCACGTGGTTGAAGGCGCCGACGTCATCAAGGTCATTCTTTCCGATAACCGCGAGTTTGTCGCCAAGATTGTCGGCACCGATCCGCAGACCGACGTTGCCCTCCTGAAAATTGATGATCCGGCCAACCTGCCCGTTCTGCCACTCGGTGATTCAAGCACCTTGGAGACGGGCGAATGGGTCATCGCCATCGGTAATCCCTTTGGCCTCAGCCAGACGGTCACCGTCGGGGTAGTCAGCGCCACCGGGCGCTCAAGTGTCGGCATCAACGAGTATGAGAACTTCATCCAGACCGATGCCGCCATTAATCCCGGCAACAGCGGCGGACCGTTGATCAATGCCCACGGTGAGGCAGTAGGCATTAATACCGCCCTCTTTTCCCGGACCGGCGGCTATATGGGTATCGGCTTTGCCATTCCCATCAATATGGCCAAGTCGATCGAGGATCAGCTGCAGAAAAAAGGCAAGGTTACCAGGGGTTGGCTGGGGGTTGTCATTCAGAATGTCGACAAGAATCTGGCGGAATCCTTTGGCCTGAAACAGGCTGGCGGTATCCTGGTCAGCGAGGTGCAGAAAGACTCTCCGGCAAGCGCCGCAGGCCTGCAACGGGATGACATCATTATGAAACTAAACGATACTACCCTGACCGATGTGTCCGATCTGCGCAACCGTGTCGCCCTCATTGAACCGGGAAACAAGGCGACTCTGGAGATCATCCGCGACGGCCGGGAGAAGAAGATCCAGGTGACGATCGGCGAACAGCCGACCAGTTTCAGCACCACCGGCAAAACGGCGAAGACTCAGGAAACCCTTGATAAATACGGCCTGACCTTGCAGGAACTGACCCCCGAGCTCGCAGAGAAATTTGATTACAAAACCGCCAGCGGGCTTATCGTCAGCAACGTCCAACCAGGCAGTGCGGCGGATGTCGCCGGTCTTAAACCGGGATATCTGGTGGAAGAGGTGGATAAGGTAAAGGTCAAAAATCTCGAAGACTTGAAGAAAGCGACGGCGGGTGCCGGAAAATCCGGCAAGATACTCCTGCGTGTCCGCTTTGGTGATTTCTCAACCTATGTGGTGCTCGTCACCAAATAG
- a CDS encoding 3-deoxy-7-phosphoheptulonate synthase class II, whose product MPTTQKNWTKSSWKNFKALQQPNWPDPQAVERVLADLSTLPPLVFAGEIRSLKQLLAQASRGEAFLLQGGDCSENFSQVTAPNIRETLKILLQMAVVLTYAGGKPVIKMGRIAGQFAKPRSADTETIDGLELPSYRGDMVNKAEFTPEARIPNPKYMLKGYNMAASTLNLLRAFTRGGFGSLQRVQAWNQEFVAQSPMGRSYDRMAKQISQAIKFMETIGISADTPQINQTQLFTSHEALLLQYEEALTRVDSITGDYYDCSAHMLWIGERTRQVDGAHVEFLRGVHNPLGVKIGPSYDLDDIKRLVQILNPDNEAGRLTLITRFGMKKIDKVLPPLLREMKKEGFNIVWSCDPMHANTYTATSGHKTRNFNDILSEITCFFETHWSEGTVPGGVHFEMTGNNVTECTGGAHNIVDDQLSANYLTSCDPRLNAEQSLEVAFQIADMIRS is encoded by the coding sequence ATGCCGACTACGCAAAAAAACTGGACCAAATCGAGCTGGAAAAATTTCAAGGCACTGCAACAACCAAATTGGCCGGATCCCCAGGCCGTGGAGAGGGTACTCGCCGACCTGTCGACCCTGCCACCATTGGTTTTTGCCGGGGAAATCCGCTCCCTTAAGCAACTCTTAGCCCAGGCCTCGCGAGGCGAGGCCTTCCTCCTGCAGGGCGGCGATTGCTCCGAAAATTTTTCCCAGGTCACCGCGCCAAACATTCGCGAGACCTTAAAGATTCTCCTGCAGATGGCCGTAGTCCTCACCTATGCCGGCGGCAAACCAGTCATCAAGATGGGCCGGATTGCCGGACAATTCGCCAAGCCCCGCTCCGCCGATACCGAGACCATTGATGGTCTGGAACTGCCGTCCTACCGTGGTGATATGGTCAATAAAGCGGAATTCACCCCGGAAGCGCGGATACCCAACCCGAAATACATGCTCAAAGGCTACAACATGGCCGCCTCGACCCTCAACCTCCTGCGGGCCTTTACCCGTGGCGGTTTCGGCTCGTTGCAGCGGGTCCAGGCCTGGAACCAGGAGTTCGTCGCCCAGTCGCCGATGGGCAGATCCTACGACCGCATGGCCAAACAGATCAGCCAGGCCATCAAATTCATGGAGACCATCGGAATCTCCGCTGACACCCCACAGATCAATCAAACCCAGCTCTTCACCTCGCACGAGGCCCTGCTCCTCCAGTACGAAGAGGCGCTTACCCGGGTTGATTCCATTACCGGCGATTACTACGACTGCTCCGCCCACATGTTATGGATCGGCGAGAGAACCCGCCAGGTGGACGGCGCCCATGTCGAGTTTCTCCGCGGCGTCCACAACCCACTCGGGGTAAAAATCGGTCCCAGCTACGATCTTGATGACATCAAACGGCTGGTGCAGATCCTTAACCCCGACAACGAGGCAGGCCGCCTCACCCTCATTACCCGTTTTGGCATGAAAAAAATCGATAAGGTCCTGCCACCACTCCTCCGGGAAATGAAAAAAGAGGGTTTCAATATCGTCTGGAGTTGCGATCCGATGCACGCCAACACCTACACCGCCACCTCCGGCCATAAAACCCGCAATTTCAATGACATCCTCTCGGAAATCACCTGCTTTTTTGAGACCCACTGGTCGGAAGGCACCGTTCCCGGCGGTGTGCATTTCGAGATGACCGGCAATAACGTCACCGAGTGTACCGGCGGCGCCCATAACATTGTCGATGACCAACTCTCCGCCAACTACCTGACCTCCTGCGACCCCCGACTGAACGCCGAGCAGAGCCTGGAAGTCGCCTTTCAGATCGCCGACATGATCAGAAGCTGA